One window of Microbacterium sp. Root61 genomic DNA carries:
- a CDS encoding DUF2252 domain-containing protein, with amino-acid sequence MSRYHSQSKVSQEERSALGRAARKTTPRSTLAERSTVPRDPLGIIRAQNADRLPELVPLRMERMLTSPFAFFRGSAALMAADLANDPNSDILVASCGDAHVSNFGFYASPQRTLVFDLNDFDESAWAPWEWDVKRLVTSIVVGGMQTSRDDAVIRDAAMAAVQAYARAIRGFVRLSPVDRYFSHSDPASAFASLDGASRRALKAAMKDAEKRTSDRAVRKLTVRDENDVLSFVEQPPTMTHVPPEITAMIEELGLAYARTANIDIQVVLAHYKAVDLVLRVVGVGSVGTRCFLIAFEDGDDNVLLLQAKEANQSVLVEYGGIEQPPVLEDIINSVGQGGRIVAMQRVLQAVSDPFLGTVEGPGGREFFVRQFHDKKGSFDVEALEDAPFRRYATACAITLARAHCQAPVSGEIAGYIGNGQIAGEAIIDWSYKYAEVSLGDFEALRASDLNPQASA; translated from the coding sequence ATGAGTCGCTACCACTCGCAGTCGAAGGTGTCGCAAGAGGAGCGGTCGGCGCTCGGCCGGGCCGCCCGAAAGACCACCCCACGCAGCACGCTGGCCGAGCGTTCGACGGTACCGCGGGACCCGCTCGGGATCATTCGCGCACAGAATGCCGACCGTCTTCCGGAGCTCGTGCCGCTGCGCATGGAGCGCATGCTGACCAGCCCCTTCGCCTTCTTCCGCGGGTCGGCGGCGCTGATGGCGGCCGACCTCGCGAACGATCCGAACAGCGACATCCTCGTCGCCTCGTGCGGCGACGCGCACGTCTCCAACTTCGGGTTCTACGCCTCGCCGCAGCGCACGCTCGTCTTCGACCTCAACGACTTCGACGAGTCGGCCTGGGCGCCGTGGGAGTGGGACGTGAAACGCCTCGTCACGAGCATCGTCGTGGGAGGCATGCAGACCTCTCGGGACGACGCCGTCATCCGGGATGCCGCGATGGCCGCCGTGCAGGCGTATGCCCGCGCCATCCGAGGATTCGTGCGCCTCAGCCCGGTGGACCGGTACTTCTCGCACAGCGACCCCGCCTCGGCCTTCGCCTCGCTCGACGGCGCTTCGCGTCGCGCGTTGAAGGCGGCGATGAAGGATGCCGAGAAGCGCACCTCCGATCGTGCGGTGCGCAAGCTGACCGTCCGGGACGAGAACGACGTGCTGAGCTTCGTCGAGCAGCCACCGACGATGACGCACGTCCCCCCCGAGATCACGGCGATGATCGAGGAGCTGGGGCTCGCGTACGCCCGCACCGCGAACATCGACATCCAAGTGGTGCTCGCGCACTACAAGGCGGTCGACCTCGTGCTGCGCGTCGTCGGGGTCGGCAGCGTCGGCACGCGGTGCTTCCTGATCGCGTTCGAGGACGGCGACGACAACGTGCTCCTGCTGCAGGCCAAGGAGGCCAACCAGTCGGTGCTCGTCGAGTACGGCGGGATCGAGCAGCCGCCGGTGCTGGAGGACATCATCAACTCCGTGGGCCAGGGCGGTCGGATCGTGGCGATGCAGCGGGTGCTGCAAGCGGTATCCGATCCGTTCCTCGGCACCGTCGAGGGGCCCGGGGGCCGCGAGTTCTTCGTGCGGCAGTTCCACGACAAGAAGGGGTCGTTCGACGTCGAGGCGCTCGAGGACGCGCCGTTCCGCCGGTACGCCACGGCGTGTGCGATCACGCTCGCCCGTGCGCACTGCCAGGCGCCGGTGTCGGGGGAGATCGCCGGCTATATCGGCAACGGCCAGATCGCCGGCGAGGCCATCATCGACTGGTCGTACAAGTACGCCGAGGTGTCGCTCGGCGACTTCGAGGCGCTCCGCGCGAGCGACCTCAACCCCCAAGCATCAGCCTGA
- a CDS encoding DUF998 domain-containing protein encodes MTTAPAVETRAARPLPASSEGFGSQHRSLESLSLAIAVIAFILAAAVALPVFKLQAAPISGEGSIGQYAAIASAVVAVLAFIAGRYVVRHPGRRLTVLDILDVAALAFAHAIIALLSWTLLGVILEHGFIGADVFPLPLLVLAGASAAVTAYVVFYSATHMDLQLLAVVLALFLVEGVIASMLTASNPEWWKDNLSALGMTNDISSLAFNLTLIIAGILVTTLARYATRDVPTTNPRGVFWVRLCLIIVGIFLALVGVFPVDQFFAIHNSVATGMVVAYGVLVVMMRRWIPGMPRAFATLGWAFLAVVVVLGVYFAIGVYTLTAVELVAGILIFTWIILFIRNAHALSADSGAADARMDA; translated from the coding sequence GTGACCACTGCTCCCGCCGTCGAGACGCGCGCCGCCCGCCCCCTGCCCGCTTCGTCGGAGGGTTTCGGCTCGCAGCACCGCTCGCTCGAGTCGCTGTCGCTGGCCATCGCGGTCATCGCGTTCATCCTCGCGGCCGCCGTCGCCCTCCCCGTCTTCAAGCTGCAGGCCGCACCCATCTCGGGAGAGGGATCGATCGGGCAGTACGCCGCCATCGCCTCCGCCGTCGTCGCGGTCCTCGCCTTCATCGCGGGCCGGTACGTCGTTCGTCACCCCGGCCGGCGGCTCACGGTGCTGGACATCCTGGATGTCGCGGCCCTGGCATTCGCGCACGCCATCATCGCGCTGCTGTCGTGGACGCTGCTCGGCGTGATCCTCGAGCACGGATTCATCGGGGCAGACGTCTTCCCGCTCCCGCTCCTGGTCCTGGCCGGCGCTTCGGCCGCGGTGACGGCGTACGTCGTGTTCTACTCCGCCACGCACATGGACCTCCAGCTGCTGGCCGTGGTGCTCGCGCTGTTCCTCGTCGAGGGCGTCATCGCCAGCATGCTGACCGCGAGCAACCCGGAGTGGTGGAAGGACAACCTCAGCGCCCTGGGCATGACGAACGACATCTCCTCGCTCGCGTTCAACCTCACGCTCATCATCGCCGGCATCCTCGTGACGACCCTCGCGCGGTATGCGACCCGGGACGTCCCGACGACGAACCCCCGCGGGGTGTTCTGGGTTCGACTGTGCCTGATCATCGTCGGCATCTTCCTCGCCTTGGTGGGAGTCTTCCCCGTCGACCAGTTCTTCGCCATCCACAACAGCGTCGCCACCGGGATGGTCGTGGCATACGGCGTCCTGGTCGTCATGATGCGTCGCTGGATTCCGGGGATGCCGCGGGCCTTCGCCACTCTCGGCTGGGCGTTCCTCGCCGTCGTCGTCGTGCTCGGCGTGTACTTCGCGATCGGTGTGTACACGCTGACCGCGGTCGAGCTGGTCGCCGGCATCCTGATCTTCACGTGGATCATCCTGTTCATCCGCAACGCGCACGCGCTCAGCGCCGATTCCGGCGCCGCAGACGCCAGGATGGACGCCTGA
- a CDS encoding potassium channel family protein, with translation MTEEEWHKATYWPLIVASMLFIVAYSWQVIFDLTGPASVVARSVMAVTWLMFAADYIARLKLAHPRGPWFRKHIFDLLVVLLPALKPLRLLKALTLVSVLHRTVGTALRSRIAIYGAGAAVILIWMTSLAELDAERGAPGANIETFPDAIWWSFVTLTTVGYGDFYPVTGWGRTVAVLLMVGGVTVVGIVTATLASWVIERAAIGHDDEEPATRKQVRDVSQQITALTARLGDTPDQR, from the coding sequence ATGACCGAGGAGGAGTGGCACAAGGCGACCTATTGGCCGCTGATCGTCGCCTCGATGCTCTTCATCGTCGCGTACTCGTGGCAGGTCATCTTCGACCTCACCGGCCCCGCCTCTGTCGTGGCGCGCTCGGTGATGGCAGTGACCTGGCTCATGTTCGCGGCCGACTACATCGCGCGGCTGAAGCTGGCACACCCCCGCGGGCCGTGGTTCCGCAAGCACATCTTCGACCTGCTGGTGGTCCTCCTCCCGGCGCTCAAGCCGCTGCGCCTCCTGAAGGCGCTCACCCTCGTCAGCGTGCTGCACCGCACCGTGGGCACCGCCCTGCGCAGCCGCATCGCCATCTACGGCGCCGGTGCGGCGGTCATCCTGATCTGGATGACGTCCCTTGCGGAGCTCGATGCCGAGCGTGGCGCTCCCGGGGCGAACATCGAGACCTTCCCGGATGCGATCTGGTGGTCGTTCGTCACGCTGACGACGGTGGGCTACGGCGACTTCTACCCGGTGACAGGCTGGGGGCGCACCGTCGCCGTGCTGCTGATGGTCGGCGGCGTGACCGTCGTCGGCATCGTCACGGCGACCCTGGCCTCGTGGGTCATCGAGCGGGCCGCGATCGGTCACGACGACGAAGAGCCCGCGACCCGCAAGCAGGTGCGCGACGTGTCGCAGCAGATCACCGCTCTGACGGCGCGGCTCGGAGACACCCCGGACCAGCGCTGA
- a CDS encoding mechanosensitive ion channel family protein, which produces MDFSQFVPDSVDWWNVVLALIVVIVGWILSRLARRGVLALAHRAKGISESMAQFASRFASYTVILLAIGVGLALMGANVQPLLAMVIILAVVIVLVLRGIADNFAAGVIIQTRHPVKVGDEIQIEALDGVLAGTVIELNSRSVVFVTVDGRTVHAPNSMMLSNPIVNDSTHGARRSEVHVRTERGDRSVEELMTVLTDAAASVDGVHQREHPRGLATAVSPDRLTARLQYWHHPLHAVPVTADVVVAVAAALETGGLKAVVTSVTPPLTPSDAV; this is translated from the coding sequence GTGGATTTCTCGCAGTTCGTCCCCGACTCCGTCGACTGGTGGAACGTCGTTCTCGCCCTCATCGTGGTGATCGTGGGATGGATCCTCTCCCGGCTCGCCCGCAGGGGAGTCCTGGCACTGGCGCACCGCGCCAAGGGCATCTCGGAGTCGATGGCCCAGTTCGCGTCTCGGTTCGCGTCGTACACGGTCATCCTGCTGGCGATCGGCGTAGGGCTCGCCCTGATGGGCGCCAACGTGCAGCCCTTGCTGGCGATGGTCATCATCCTGGCCGTCGTGATCGTGCTCGTGCTGCGCGGCATCGCCGACAACTTCGCCGCCGGCGTGATCATCCAGACCCGTCATCCCGTCAAGGTCGGCGACGAGATCCAGATCGAGGCGCTGGACGGCGTTCTGGCGGGGACGGTCATCGAGCTCAACTCCCGCTCCGTCGTGTTCGTCACGGTCGACGGCCGCACCGTGCACGCGCCCAACTCGATGATGCTGAGCAACCCCATCGTCAACGACTCCACTCACGGCGCACGACGCAGCGAGGTGCACGTGCGCACCGAGCGCGGCGACCGGTCGGTCGAAGAGCTCATGACGGTGCTGACGGATGCCGCGGCATCCGTCGACGGCGTGCACCAGCGCGAGCACCCGCGGGGTCTCGCCACCGCGGTGTCGCCCGACCGGCTGACCGCGCGGCTGCAGTACTGGCATCATCCGCTGCACGCGGTTCCGGTGACGGCGGATGTCGTCGTCGCGGTCGCCGCCGCGCTGGAGACGGGCGGGTTGAAGGCCGTGGTCACCAGCGTCACGCCGCCGCTCACGCCGTCCGACGCGGTGTGA
- a CDS encoding AI-2E family transporter: MKRAPAPVPPAAAPALSPMLRVLLGLAAAVIALAGMSFARELVGPLVLAGVIVIICHPLRYPLLRWGWPRWAATTGVIVLGYLILGVLAALMFFAGTQFVRLVGSYADELQASAQSFIAWLQSVGLDTQAADAAAGALDPSNLVAIATSLGGAALNVLTAFFFVLAYVIFMAADGARYARAEAQFGAGIRPTVQRFTSFNTGVRRYYIVNASFGAVVAIIDGLALWALGVPAPVVWAILAFVTNFVPNIGFVLGVIPPAVLALVVGGWPLMLAVVAIYCIVNVTLQVLIQPKFVSDAVNLSLTLSFFSVIFWTFIIGPLGAILSIPLTLMVRALILEGDPGTRWLRWLSGDTDAAKLEPPRG, translated from the coding sequence GTGAAACGCGCCCCTGCTCCGGTTCCTCCAGCGGCTGCGCCGGCGCTCTCCCCGATGCTGCGGGTGCTCCTCGGCCTCGCCGCGGCCGTGATCGCGCTGGCCGGGATGTCCTTCGCCCGCGAGCTGGTCGGCCCGCTGGTGCTGGCTGGCGTCATCGTCATCATCTGCCACCCGCTGCGCTACCCGCTGCTGCGCTGGGGATGGCCGCGCTGGGCGGCGACGACCGGCGTCATCGTCCTGGGCTACCTGATCCTCGGTGTCCTTGCCGCGCTGATGTTCTTCGCCGGCACCCAGTTCGTCCGTCTGGTCGGCTCCTACGCCGATGAGCTGCAGGCCTCGGCGCAGAGCTTCATCGCCTGGTTGCAGTCGGTCGGGCTCGATACGCAGGCAGCGGATGCCGCCGCCGGCGCGCTGGATCCGTCGAACCTCGTCGCGATCGCGACGTCGCTCGGCGGGGCGGCGCTCAACGTGCTGACCGCGTTCTTCTTCGTGCTGGCCTACGTCATCTTCATGGCCGCGGACGGGGCGCGCTACGCCCGGGCCGAGGCGCAGTTCGGTGCCGGCATCCGTCCCACCGTGCAGCGATTCACCTCCTTCAATACAGGTGTACGTCGCTACTACATCGTCAACGCCTCCTTCGGAGCCGTCGTGGCGATCATCGACGGCCTGGCACTGTGGGCCCTCGGGGTGCCCGCGCCGGTGGTGTGGGCGATCCTCGCGTTCGTGACCAACTTCGTGCCGAACATCGGCTTCGTGCTCGGGGTCATCCCGCCCGCCGTGCTCGCGCTGGTCGTCGGCGGATGGCCGCTGATGCTCGCGGTCGTGGCCATCTACTGCATCGTCAACGTGACGCTGCAGGTGCTGATCCAGCCCAAGTTCGTCAGCGACGCGGTCAACCTCAGCCTGACCCTGAGCTTCTTCTCCGTCATCTTCTGGACCTTCATCATCGGGCCGCTCGGGGCGATCCTCTCGATCCCCCTCACGCTCATGGTGCGCGCGCTGATCCTGGAAGGCGACCCGGGGACGCGATGGCTGCGCTGGCTCTCCGGTGACACGGATGCCGCGAAGCTCGAGCCCCCTCGGGGCTGA
- a CDS encoding arylsulfatase has protein sequence MPDDVQRSQLPVPDLAYTGTVTYDATDPDTHYPPITPIRPPAGAPNVLVVLIDDTGFGASSAFGGPVHTPTFERIAAKGLKYTRFHTTALCSPTRAALLSGRNHHTVGMGGITEIATSAPGYSSLRPNNCAPLAETLKLNGYSTSQFGKCHEVPVWESSPMGPFDHWPSPGNGFEYFYGFIGGETNQWYPAIYENTSPVEPWGTPEEGYHFMGDMTDKAIGWMKQRKSLTPDKPFFTYFAPGATHAPHHVPEEWADKYKGKFDQGWDAVRRETFARQKDLGVIGADSVLTERSPGIPAWDEMNPELHPVLAREMEVYAGYLEYADHHVGRLIDALEELGELDNTLVYVIIGDNGASAEGTMKGTTNEGFVINHMDAMEDDAYMIAHKDELGTPQSYNHYAIGWAHAMDTPYQWTKQVASHWGGTRNGTIVSWPNGIEARGEIRNQFAHVIDVAPTVLAAAGIPEPSSVNGVTQRPYEGTPMNYSFDDGAADEQHTTQYFEMLGNRAIFHKGWVACAKHKDPWLASSHGLDDDVWELYNVEEDWTQSNDLAAEHPDKLAELQRLFLIQAARFSVLPIDIRSAERFNSEIAGRPELVKGTSQTLYTGMKRLSENSVINLKNKSFTVTAAITVPDAGAEGVLIAQGGSYGGWSFYAHDGGLRFAYNILGIKTDVVSGDVKLDAGQHEVRAHFAYEGGGVGKGGTVSIYDGEELVAEGKVERTLPFMYSMDETVDIGEDVASPVSPDYGPRDNGFTGSIGWVRLDAGDDDHSHHADPDHLMKIAMTRQ, from the coding sequence ATGCCCGACGACGTCCAGCGTTCCCAGCTCCCGGTACCCGACCTCGCCTACACCGGCACGGTCACGTACGACGCGACAGATCCGGACACGCACTATCCGCCGATCACGCCGATCCGGCCGCCGGCCGGGGCACCGAACGTTCTGGTCGTGCTCATCGACGACACCGGGTTCGGGGCCTCCAGCGCCTTCGGCGGCCCGGTGCACACACCGACCTTCGAGCGCATCGCCGCGAAGGGTCTCAAGTACACGCGCTTCCACACCACGGCTCTGTGCTCTCCGACGCGTGCCGCCCTGCTGAGCGGCCGCAACCACCACACCGTCGGCATGGGCGGCATCACCGAGATCGCCACCTCCGCCCCCGGCTACAGCTCGTTGCGCCCCAACAACTGCGCACCCCTCGCCGAGACGCTCAAGCTCAACGGCTACAGCACGTCGCAGTTCGGCAAGTGTCACGAGGTGCCGGTCTGGGAGTCGAGCCCGATGGGGCCGTTCGACCACTGGCCGAGCCCGGGCAACGGCTTCGAGTACTTCTACGGCTTCATCGGCGGCGAGACCAACCAGTGGTACCCGGCGATCTACGAGAACACGTCGCCGGTCGAGCCGTGGGGGACGCCCGAAGAGGGCTACCACTTCATGGGCGACATGACCGACAAGGCGATCGGGTGGATGAAGCAGCGCAAGTCGCTGACGCCCGACAAACCGTTCTTCACCTACTTCGCGCCCGGCGCGACGCACGCTCCCCACCACGTCCCGGAGGAGTGGGCCGACAAGTACAAGGGCAAGTTCGACCAGGGCTGGGATGCCGTGCGCCGGGAGACGTTCGCCCGCCAGAAGGACCTCGGCGTGATCGGCGCGGACTCGGTGCTGACCGAGCGCAGCCCCGGCATCCCCGCGTGGGACGAGATGAACCCCGAACTGCACCCCGTGCTCGCCCGCGAGATGGAGGTCTACGCGGGCTACCTCGAGTACGCCGATCACCACGTCGGCCGGCTCATCGACGCGCTCGAGGAGCTCGGCGAACTCGACAACACGCTCGTCTACGTCATCATCGGCGACAACGGCGCCTCAGCCGAGGGCACGATGAAGGGCACCACGAACGAGGGCTTCGTCATCAACCACATGGACGCGATGGAGGATGACGCGTACATGATCGCCCACAAGGACGAGCTGGGCACCCCGCAGTCGTACAACCACTACGCCATCGGCTGGGCGCACGCGATGGACACGCCCTACCAGTGGACCAAGCAGGTCGCCTCGCACTGGGGCGGCACGCGTAACGGCACGATCGTGTCGTGGCCGAACGGGATCGAGGCGCGCGGCGAGATCCGCAACCAGTTCGCGCACGTGATCGATGTCGCCCCGACCGTGCTCGCGGCGGCCGGCATCCCCGAGCCGTCCTCGGTGAACGGCGTGACGCAGCGTCCCTACGAGGGCACGCCGATGAACTACTCGTTCGACGACGGCGCAGCCGACGAGCAGCACACCACCCAGTACTTCGAGATGCTCGGCAACCGCGCCATCTTCCACAAGGGCTGGGTCGCCTGCGCGAAGCACAAGGACCCGTGGCTCGCCTCCTCGCACGGGCTCGACGACGACGTCTGGGAGCTCTACAACGTCGAGGAGGACTGGACCCAGTCGAACGACCTCGCCGCGGAGCACCCGGACAAGCTCGCCGAGCTGCAGCGGCTGTTCCTGATCCAGGCCGCGCGCTTCAGCGTGCTGCCGATCGACATCCGCTCGGCGGAGCGCTTCAACTCCGAGATCGCCGGACGCCCCGAGCTCGTCAAAGGCACCTCCCAGACGCTCTACACGGGCATGAAGCGGCTGAGCGAGAACTCGGTGATCAACCTCAAGAACAAGTCGTTCACAGTGACGGCCGCGATCACCGTTCCGGATGCCGGGGCCGAGGGCGTGCTGATCGCCCAGGGCGGCTCGTACGGCGGCTGGAGCTTCTACGCCCACGATGGCGGGCTGCGGTTCGCCTACAACATCCTCGGGATCAAGACGGATGTGGTGTCGGGTGACGTCAAGCTCGACGCCGGGCAGCACGAGGTGCGCGCGCACTTCGCCTACGAAGGTGGCGGCGTGGGCAAGGGCGGCACCGTCTCGATCTACGACGGCGAAGAGCTCGTGGCTGAGGGCAAGGTCGAGCGGACCCTGCCGTTCATGTACTCGATGGACGAGACCGTCGACATCGGCGAGGACGTGGCCTCGCCCGTGTCACCCGACTACGGCCCGCGCGACAACGGATTCACGGGCTCGATCGGCTGGGTGCGACTGGACGCCGGCGATGACGACCACTCGCACCACGCCGATCCGGATCACCTGATGAAGATCGCGATGACGCGGCAGTAG
- a CDS encoding VOC family protein, with amino-acid sequence MPTHNQIDLIEFPAATAELAATRSFYERAFDWAFTDYGQYVDTADSGTVAGINAVPDELQQKMPLTVIYVDDLDAAKARVTDAGGVILHDTYAFPGGRRFHFTDPAGNELAVWSE; translated from the coding sequence ATGCCGACCCACAACCAGATCGATCTCATCGAGTTCCCCGCCGCGACCGCCGAGCTCGCGGCCACGCGTTCGTTCTACGAGCGGGCGTTCGACTGGGCGTTCACCGACTACGGCCAGTACGTCGACACCGCCGACAGCGGCACCGTCGCCGGCATCAACGCCGTGCCCGATGAGCTCCAGCAGAAGATGCCGCTCACCGTGATCTACGTCGACGATCTCGACGCGGCGAAGGCCAGGGTGACGGATGCCGGTGGCGTCATCCTGCACGACACGTACGCGTTCCCCGGGGGTCGGCGGTTTCATTTCACCGACCCCGCGGGCAACGAGCTGGCCGTCTGGTCCGAGTAG
- a CDS encoding arylsulfatase, with the protein MTVDRHARTMLPIPDRPAPGLTTYDAKNPDTSYPPITPLMPPAGAPNVIIILVDDVGFGASSAFGGPCRTPNAEKLAAGGLKFNRFHTTALCAPTRQAMLTGRNHHSVGMGSITETATSAPGMNSMRPNTKAPLAMTLKLNGYSTAQFGKCHEVPVWQSSPMGPFDAWPSAGGGFETFYGFIGGENNQWEPALYDGTTPVEPPATPEEGYHLTEDLADHAISWIRTQKALMPEKPFFVYFAPGATHAPHHVPAEWPEKYKGQFAGGWDAQRVSTFERQKAMGVIPADAELTPRNAEVPGWDDMPDEMKPVLEREMEVYAGFLEHTDHHIGRVIDAVEDLGILDNTIIYYIIGDNGASAEGTLNGAFNEMANFNGMAALETPEFMRSKMDEFGSPLSYNHYAVGWAWAMDSPFQWTKQVASHWGGTRNGTIVHWPAGISEPGGQRSQFTHCIDVAPTILEAAGLPEPTMVNGVQQSPMEGTSMLYAFNEADAAERHDLQYFEMFGNRGIYYKGWSAVTKHRTPWIIVGGTVPAFDDDVWELYDGSVDFSQARDLAAEQPDRLHELQRLWLIEAVKYNVLPLDDRTGERLNPDLAGRPTLIHGTSQLLFAGMGRLSESSVVSIKNKSFSVTADVDVPADGAHGVIIAQGGRFGGWSLYVDEGVLKFVYNVLGIHLFTTTATSAVPEGRHQVRMEFAYDGGGLAKGGDVTLYYDGAPVGSGRVELTQPMIFSADETTDVGYESGTPVSPDYTPQGSRFTGKIQWVQIDTGGDDHDHFIDPDERMRVAMARQ; encoded by the coding sequence ATGACGGTCGACCGCCATGCACGGACCATGCTGCCCATCCCCGACCGCCCCGCACCGGGGCTGACGACCTACGACGCCAAGAACCCTGACACGTCGTATCCGCCGATCACGCCTTTGATGCCCCCTGCGGGTGCTCCGAACGTCATCATCATCCTGGTCGACGACGTCGGCTTCGGCGCGTCCAGCGCGTTCGGCGGCCCGTGCCGCACACCGAACGCCGAGAAGCTGGCCGCGGGTGGGCTCAAGTTCAATCGGTTCCACACCACCGCGCTGTGCGCGCCCACCCGCCAGGCGATGCTCACCGGACGCAACCACCACTCGGTCGGCATGGGCAGCATCACGGAGACGGCGACCTCGGCGCCGGGCATGAACTCGATGCGCCCCAACACCAAGGCGCCGCTGGCCATGACGCTCAAGCTCAACGGGTACTCCACGGCGCAGTTCGGCAAGTGCCACGAGGTCCCGGTCTGGCAGTCCTCGCCGATGGGGCCCTTCGATGCGTGGCCCTCGGCCGGCGGCGGGTTCGAGACGTTCTACGGTTTCATCGGCGGCGAGAACAACCAGTGGGAGCCCGCGCTGTATGACGGGACCACCCCGGTCGAGCCGCCCGCGACGCCGGAGGAGGGGTACCACCTCACCGAGGACCTCGCCGATCACGCGATCAGCTGGATCCGCACGCAGAAGGCGCTGATGCCGGAGAAGCCGTTCTTCGTCTACTTCGCGCCCGGCGCGACCCATGCGCCGCATCATGTGCCGGCGGAATGGCCGGAGAAATACAAGGGCCAGTTCGCGGGCGGGTGGGATGCCCAGCGGGTCAGCACGTTCGAGCGGCAGAAGGCGATGGGGGTCATCCCCGCCGATGCCGAGCTCACGCCGCGGAATGCGGAGGTCCCCGGGTGGGACGACATGCCCGACGAGATGAAGCCGGTCCTCGAGCGTGAGATGGAGGTGTACGCGGGGTTCCTCGAGCACACCGACCATCACATCGGACGCGTGATCGACGCCGTCGAGGATCTCGGCATCCTCGACAACACGATCATCTATTACATCATCGGCGACAACGGCGCCTCCGCGGAGGGCACCCTGAACGGTGCCTTCAACGAGATGGCGAACTTCAACGGCATGGCCGCGCTCGAGACGCCGGAGTTCATGCGGTCGAAGATGGATGAATTCGGCTCGCCCCTGTCGTACAACCACTACGCCGTCGGGTGGGCGTGGGCGATGGACAGCCCGTTCCAGTGGACCAAGCAGGTCGCGTCGCACTGGGGCGGCACCCGCAACGGCACCATCGTGCATTGGCCTGCCGGCATCTCCGAGCCGGGCGGGCAGCGCTCGCAGTTCACGCACTGCATCGATGTCGCCCCGACCATCCTCGAGGCCGCGGGACTGCCCGAACCCACCATGGTCAACGGCGTGCAGCAGTCGCCGATGGAGGGCACGAGCATGCTCTACGCCTTCAACGAAGCGGATGCCGCGGAGCGCCACGATCTGCAGTACTTCGAGATGTTCGGCAACCGCGGGATCTACTACAAGGGCTGGAGCGCGGTCACCAAGCACCGTACGCCGTGGATCATCGTGGGAGGCACGGTCCCGGCATTCGACGACGACGTCTGGGAGCTCTACGACGGCAGCGTGGACTTCAGTCAGGCCAGGGATCTCGCGGCCGAGCAGCCCGACCGTCTGCATGAGCTGCAGCGACTCTGGCTCATCGAGGCGGTCAAGTACAACGTGCTTCCCCTCGACGATCGCACGGGGGAGCGGCTCAATCCCGACCTCGCCGGGCGCCCCACGCTCATCCACGGGACGTCCCAGCTGCTGTTCGCGGGCATGGGTCGACTCTCGGAGAGCAGCGTGGTCAGCATCAAGAACAAGTCGTTCTCGGTGACCGCGGACGTCGATGTTCCGGCGGACGGCGCACACGGCGTCATCATCGCGCAGGGCGGTCGCTTCGGCGGATGGAGTCTGTACGTCGACGAAGGGGTCCTGAAGTTCGTCTACAACGTCCTCGGTATCCACCTGTTCACGACGACCGCGACAAGCGCTGTGCCGGAGGGGCGGCATCAGGTGCGGATGGAGTTCGCCTACGACGGCGGGGGTCTCGCCAAGGGCGGGGATGTGACCCTGTACTACGACGGCGCACCCGTCGGCAGCGGACGAGTCGAGCTCACCCAGCCGATGATCTTCTCCGCGGATGAGACGACCGATGTCGGCTACGAATCCGGGACGCCCGTCAGCCCCGACTACACGCCGCAGGGCAGCCGCTTCACCGGCAAGATCCAGTGGGTGCAGATCGACACGGGTGGCGACGACCACGACCACTTCATCGACCCGGACGAACGGATGCGCGTGGCGATGGCCCGGCAGTAG
- a CDS encoding SHOCT domain-containing protein — MGRPGLIGMAARTAVVAGTATAVAGGVSAHQANKANQAAEQQAWEAQQQQQAMDAAAAQAVANAQAAAPAAAPAAPAAAPDLMAQLGQLGTLHSQGILSDEEFSAAKAKLLS; from the coding sequence ATGGGACGCCCCGGACTCATCGGGATGGCCGCACGCACGGCCGTCGTGGCCGGAACCGCCACCGCGGTTGCGGGCGGCGTGTCCGCACATCAGGCCAACAAGGCGAATCAGGCCGCCGAACAGCAGGCGTGGGAGGCGCAGCAGCAACAGCAGGCGATGGACGCCGCTGCCGCCCAGGCCGTCGCCAACGCACAGGCGGCGGCTCCCGCTGCCGCTCCGGCGGCTCCGGCCGCCGCTCCGGACCTGATGGCCCAACTCGGACAGCTCGGCACCCTGCACTCGCAGGGCATCCTGTCGGATGAGGAGTTCTCCGCCGCGAAGGCGAAGCTCCTGAGCTGA